The Candidatus Gracilibacteria bacterium genome window below encodes:
- a CDS encoding oligosaccharide flippase family protein — MSNHHYFSNLLKKNLWIYFFSFLIAPLAYIGKIAMTGSVSSEDYGVFSAVMSFVIMLGAYNDFGMAESLNFFLPEHIDKKEKHNITQTFSIALVTQILSSSILAIILFFGADFLARYYFEAPLAAPLLHIFILFFFLDNIFRSVSMFFQAVQDTKLQKFIDFIRNLLQIIIIIVISVSTGATIIRYAWAYNIAALGGVLLALLLVYKKYNTYFLRHGWLFGKIDFMRIFRYAIFVMLSANVGTLLSQVDMQMITVMLGTTQAGIYNIYLSIIRIPFVLLLPGVYFLFPVFTDLIKKGDREKVRKIHTFCYEFFAIAAIFMTSFFMIFGDEFTEVLFGPQYALSGKILLYSSPFLIFDFLLQIDFQILSAIGRPRTKMFILLSALGVNLITNYIFLKVFGLVGSALASGIGWIFIWFLAFREVRAYTGSFRWAGFLKNVIGIGIFSGGLLFVHLEAFFSGRMQLFGGVMLISLGYALLFLTLNFTEIRRFMILFRKEKNVG; from the coding sequence ATGTCCAATCACCACTACTTCTCTAATTTACTCAAGAAAAATCTCTGGATTTATTTCTTTTCTTTTTTGATAGCTCCTTTGGCATACATTGGGAAAATAGCTATGACAGGATCGGTTTCAAGTGAGGATTATGGGGTATTTTCGGCAGTTATGAGTTTTGTGATCATGCTCGGGGCCTATAATGATTTTGGTATGGCTGAGAGTCTCAATTTTTTCCTCCCGGAACATATAGATAAAAAAGAAAAACACAATATCACACAAACCTTTTCTATTGCACTCGTAACACAGATTCTGTCATCGAGCATATTGGCGATTATTCTGTTTTTTGGAGCTGATTTTTTAGCAAGATATTATTTCGAAGCCCCTCTAGCAGCACCATTACTTCATATATTTATTCTTTTCTTTTTCTTGGATAATATTTTCCGTTCAGTGAGTATGTTTTTTCAGGCTGTCCAAGATACGAAACTCCAAAAATTTATAGACTTTATTCGCAACTTACTTCAGATTATCATCATCATCGTCATCTCTGTGAGCACTTGAGCAACTATTATTCGATATGCCTGGGCATACAATATTGCTGCTCTCGGGGGTGTACTCTTGGCACTTCTTTTAGTCTATAAAAAGTATAATACTTATTTTTTGCGACACGGATGGCTCTTTTGAAAAATAGATTTTATGCGTATTTTTCGATATGCTATTTTTGTGATGCTTTCAGCAAATGTAGGTACCCTATTGAGCCAGGTCGATATGCAGATGATTACCGTGATGCTCGGGACAACACAGGCGGGTATATACAATATCTATCTTTCCATTATCAGGATACCATTTGTATTATTATTACCAGGCGTATATTTCCTATTTCCTGTGTTTACCGATTTGATAAAAAAATGAGATAGAGAGAAGGTAAGAAAAATTCATACATTTTGTTATGAGTTTTTTGCCATTGCGGCTATTTTTATGACGAGTTTCTTTATGATATTTGGCGATGAATTTACAGAAGTATTGTTTGGACCACAATATGCTCTTTCTGGGAAAATTCTTCTTTACTCGAGCCCTTTTCTTATTTTTGATTTTTTATTACAAATTGATTTTCAGATATTGAGCGCTATAGGACGCCCACGTACAAAGATGTTTATTCTTTTGAGTGCCTTATGAGTCAACCTGATTACAAATTATATATTTTTAAAAGTATTTGGTCTTGTGTGATCAGCGCTCGCTTCTGGAATCGGTTGGATATTTATCTGGTTCCTTGCATTCCGTGAGGTGAGAGCATACACGGGAAGTTTTCGATGGGCAGGATTTTTGAAAAATGTGATTGGAATTGGCATTTTTTCATGAGGACTTCTCTTCGTACATTTAGAAGCATTTTTTTCTGGAAGAATGCAACTTTTTTGAGGGGTTATGTTGATTTCACTCGGGTATGCTCTTCTTTTTCTGACTCTTAATTTTACAGAAATTCGTCGTTTTATGATCTTGTTTCGTAAAGAAAAAAATGTATGATAG
- the ung gene encoding uracil-DNA glycosylase translates to MPDIKLHESWKGALKEEFEKPYFQKLSQFVKDEILAGKTLYPHPKNIFAALDQTPFDAVKVIILGQDPYHGPGQAHGLSFSVQEGVRNPPSLANIFKEIEDERKNGSLPPCQVGIKGGSVSNGDLTRWAHQGVLLLNTTLTVRAGQPMSHAGKGWENFTDAIIQTLSKEREFLVFLLWGSHAQKKRSLIDTKKHIILEAPHPSPLSSYRGFFGCKHFSQTNALLREHGMKEIEW, encoded by the coding sequence ATGCCTGACATCAAACTACACGAAAGCTGGAAATGAGCACTCAAAGAAGAGTTTGAAAAACCCTATTTTCAGAAACTTTCACAATTTGTAAAAGATGAAATATTGGCTGGAAAGACTCTCTATCCTCATCCAAAGAATATTTTTGCAGCACTCGACCAGACACCATTTGATGCTGTCAAAGTCATCATACTCGGGCAAGACCCCTACCATGGTCCTGGGCAAGCACATGGGCTCTCTTTTTCCGTGCAAGAATGAGTCAGAAATCCCCCATCCCTTGCAAACATATTTAAGGAAATCGAAGATGAAAGAAAAAACTGATCTCTGCCCCCCTGTCAAGTGGGAATTAAGGGAGGTTCGGTATCGAATGGTGACCTTACTCGATGGGCACATCAAGGTGTTTTACTCCTGAATACGACTCTGACAGTCAGAGCCGGTCAGCCGATGTCTCATGCAGGAAAATGATGGGAAAATTTTACTGATGCTATCATCCAGACACTTTCGAAGGAACGAGAATTTTTGGTATTCCTCCTGTGGGGAAGTCATGCACAAAAAAAACGCTCACTCATAGATACAAAAAAACACATCATCCTCGAGGCACCGCACCCTTCTCCCCTCTCTTCATATCGTGGATTTTTCGGTTGCAAGCATTTTTCTCAAACCAATGCTTTGCTCCGTGAACATGGAATGAAGGAAATTGAGTGGTAA
- the frr gene encoding ribosome recycling factor yields the protein MLSTLSTLLTKSIEHLKSEYSKLQAGRAKPELIEDILVQVYGSTMPIKNVATVSVVDQRTLSIVPFDRSTNADISRGITVANIGLNPQDRGDNILIIVPMMTEENRRNLVKIASTMAEDAKVAIRSIRSDFHKEIQKAKTDKVLSEDIIKGYEEDLQKYITEANKKIDDIVKIKEEEIMKV from the coding sequence ATGCTTTCCACACTTTCTACTCTTTTGACTAAATCAATTGAACATCTTAAGTCTGAATATTCCAAACTTCAGGCAGGTCGTGCAAAACCAGAACTTATAGAAGATATATTGGTCCAGGTCTATGGCAGTACTATGCCTATTAAGAATGTAGCCACAGTCTCTGTGGTAGATCAGAGAACACTTTCAATAGTTCCATTTGATCGGTCAACCAATGCTGATATTTCGCGAGGCATCACTGTGGCAAATATCGGACTCAATCCTCAGGATAGGGGGGATAACATCCTCATCATCGTACCGATGATGACTGAGGAAAATCGTCGTAATCTCGTAAAAATAGCGAGCACTATGGCGGAAGATGCAAAGGTGGCCATCCGTAGTATTCGTAGTGATTTTCATAAGGAGATCCAGAAAGCCAAGACAGACAAAGTCCTGTCTGAAGATATCATCAAGTGATATGAGGAAGATCTCCAGAAATATATCACGGAAGCAAATAAAAAGATCGATGACATCGTCAAAATAAAGGAAGAAGAAATCATGAAAGTCTAA
- a CDS encoding TatD family hydrolase, whose translation MFIDTHSHLFLGKLADAIPEAIGHLQEANFSHSIQIGTSIDASRTCIELAKIYPIIRATIGIHPCEAQNISEEKISEYTMELEKMLLSEERKYIVGIGEIGFDEYHLSKDFIEAEHQKLRQKLWFAAQAELALKYDIPVVIHTRNCPDKTLEELKNSGLKKFVIHCFSEDWNFAQKIFIISEEAKISFTGILTYPQSIEVQEVAKKCPLEKIMIETDAPYLIPQQMKGIAKYCEPMFTRYVFETLCSFRTEEKEVIESTLWDNSVKFFGL comes from the coding sequence ATGTTTATCGATACCCACTCTCATCTCTTTCTTGGTAAACTCGCAGATGCTATTCCTGAGGCAATTTGACATCTTCAAGAAGCGAATTTTTCCCATAGTATCCAGATTGGAACCAGTATTGATGCTTCACGTACCTGTATTGAACTCGCAAAAATATACCCAATCATTCGAGCTACCATCTGAATTCATCCCTGTGAAGCCCAAAATATAAGTGAAGAAAAGATATCAGAGTATACTATGGAATTAGAAAAAATGCTTCTCTCAGAAGAAAGAAAATACATTGTAGGAATAGGAGAAATAGGATTTGACGAATATCATCTTTCAAAAGATTTTATCGAAGCTGAACATCAAAAATTGCGTCAAAAATTATGGTTTGCAGCACAAGCAGAGCTTGCGCTCAAATATGATATACCGGTCGTGATTCATACGAGAAACTGCCCAGATAAAACTCTAGAAGAACTGAAGAATTCAGGACTGAAAAAATTTGTTATTCATTGTTTTAGTGAGGATTGGAATTTTGCTCAGAAGATTTTTATTATTTCTGAGGAAGCAAAAATCAGTTTCACAGGTATTCTGACCTATCCGCAGTCAATTGAAGTTCAGGAAGTAGCAAAAAAATGCCCTCTTGAGAAAATTATGATAGAAACCGATGCTCCTTATCTGATTCCCCAGCAGATGAAATGAATCGCAAAATATTGTGAACCAATGTTTACTCGATATGTTTTTGAAACTCTTTGTTCTTTTCGAACTGAAGAAAAGGAGGTTATTGAATCAACCCTTTGGGATAATTCAGTCAAATTTTTTGGTCTCTAA
- the ruvC gene encoding crossover junction endodeoxyribonuclease RuvC, whose protein sequence is MAIILGIDPGTTTVGFAVIQIEKNIRTIITYGVIHTTPKAPQSHKLLEIATDLDRIIHTHKVTHGAVEKLYFSTNLKTGIDVAQSRGVILLSLAKMHIPLYEYTPLQIKKALCGNGKALKGQIGRAVQLLFKLENIPTPDDAADALGIAYVASLNPAVFGNKIL, encoded by the coding sequence ATGGCAATCATTCTCGGCATCGATCCATGAACCACAACTGTCGGTTTTGCAGTGATACAAATTGAAAAAAATATACGGACCATTATTACGTATGGTGTCATCCATACCACCCCAAAAGCTCCTCAGAGTCATAAACTTCTCGAGATTGCGACCGATCTCGATAGGATCATACACACACACAAAGTGACACATTGAGCCGTAGAAAAACTCTATTTCTCAACTAATCTCAAAACAGGTATCGATGTGGCTCAAAGTCGCGGTGTCATACTTCTCTCCCTCGCAAAGATGCATATTCCTCTCTATGAATATACTCCCCTACAGATCAAAAAAGCTCTGTGTGGAAATGGAAAAGCTCTGAAATGACAAATCGGACGTGCTGTACAGCTTCTCTTTAAACTCGAAAATATACCAACCCCGGACGATGCAGCAGATGCTCTCGGGATCGCCTATGTTGCTTCTCTTAATCCTGCTGTATTTTGAAATAAGATTCTCTAA
- a CDS encoding phospholipase D-like domain-containing protein produces the protein MRFITPAILTFLIGVLVWQSLDIQSYQEYHVTEKTLSIGEKETFLQDIDIIQTPQDEKWLLQMMDSAQKNIQVAVYIFTVPSLRDALIRAQNRGVNVRVILEKSPYNLTGINKETKKVFTDNKIAFYESDERYFSFMHAKYMIFDEEWIISTANWTRSSFSSNREFFLIGGDVRVLNELKTVFETDFNGRKGSFDTSILLIGPTHARERLIQFAQSSQKFLSLYTPSITDTEVISELRKICNSGREIYIIIDENEENIKSRIPGVQPKCPEIRMMKKPILHAKSLIRDNEQAFVGSFNFTQNSLEKNRELGIFIEGASISTIVNSFQKDWDKSIAF, from the coding sequence ATGCGTTTCATTACTCCTGCAATACTGACATTTTTAATAGGGGTACTCGTATGGCAAAGTCTGGATATACAATCATATCAGGAGTATCACGTTACTGAAAAAACTTTGTCCATAGGGGAGAAGGAGACATTTTTACAGGACATAGACATTATTCAAACTCCTCAAGATGAGAAATGGCTTCTCCAGATGATGGATTCTGCTCAAAAAAATATACAGGTAGCAGTCTATATTTTTACCGTTCCATCTCTGAGAGATGCACTTATTAGGGCACAAAACAGGGGAGTCAATGTCAGAGTCATTTTAGAAAAAAGTCCCTATAATCTCACAGGAATTAACAAGGAAACAAAAAAAGTATTTACAGATAATAAAATTGCCTTTTATGAAAGCGATGAGAGATATTTTTCCTTTATGCATGCGAAATATATGATTTTTGATGAAGAGTGGATCATATCGACAGCAAACTGGACTCGGAGTAGTTTTTCTTCCAATCGTGAATTTTTTCTCATAGGTGGGGATGTACGAGTGCTCAATGAGCTTAAAACTGTTTTTGAGACAGATTTTAATGGGAGAAAATGATCTTTTGATACGAGTATACTTCTCATAGGCCCAACACACGCACGGGAAAGATTGATACAGTTTGCACAATCAAGCCAAAAATTCTTATCTCTTTATACCCCAAGCATTACTGATACAGAGGTTATATCAGAACTGAGAAAAATATGTAATTCTGGGAGAGAAATATATATTATCATAGATGAAAATGAAGAAAATATCAAATCTAGAATACCATGAGTGCAGCCAAAATGTCCAGAAATTCGTATGATGAAAAAGCCCATACTCCATGCGAAAAGTCTTATCCGTGATAATGAACAAGCTTTTGTATGAAGTTTTAATTTCACTCAAAACTCACTCGAAAAAAATAGGGAATTGGGTATTTTTATAGAAGGTGCGAGTATTAGTACAATTGTCAATTCATTTCAAAAAGATTGGGACAAATCTATTGCATTTTAG
- a CDS encoding aspartate/glutamate racemase family protein: MIGIFDSGSGGLTFLAAMRARCPKYSYIYFGDYDNCPYGAKSPEEIQTFTTAGVQKLFDAGATIVILACNTASAWTLRKLQTEVFPDKRILGVTIPGAEKVIELGLKKVTVFATQQTVNSRTYRDRVGILDESVEIEEIALSGYLVKEIESLLPVQKCHSQEDFQKILQFYNEGEWNCVSDDWENLIQKYFSQYHPKEGIVLGCTHYPYLQRHLQKLFPVCKIIDPSEESAVALERYIERHKLSLSQTGKLIFTS; encoded by the coding sequence ATGATAGGTATCTTTGACTCATGATCTGGTGGGTTGACGTTTTTGGCCGCTATGCGAGCAAGATGTCCAAAATATTCATATATCTATTTTGGCGATTATGATAATTGCCCTTATGGTGCAAAAAGTCCCGAGGAAATTCAGACATTCACTACAGCAGGTGTCCAAAAACTCTTTGATGCTGGTGCGACGATTGTGATCTTAGCTTGCAATACCGCTTCTGCATGGACATTACGGAAGCTACAAACTGAAGTATTCCCAGATAAAAGAATCCTTTGAGTGACAATACCAGGTGCAGAAAAAGTGATTGAACTTGGACTAAAGAAAGTCACTGTATTTGCAACACAACAAACCGTGAATTCTCGGACCTATCGTGATAGAGTAGGAATACTTGATGAATCAGTAGAAATTGAAGAAATAGCCCTTTCTTGATATCTTGTGAAAGAAATAGAGTCGCTACTTCCAGTCCAAAAATGTCATTCACAGGAAGATTTTCAAAAGATTCTTCAATTCTATAATGAAGGTGAATGGAATTGTGTTTCCGATGACTGGGAAAACCTTATACAAAAATATTTTTCACAGTATCATCCTAAAGAAGGAATTGTCCTCTGATGTACACACTATCCATATCTTCAAAGACATCTTCAAAAACTCTTTCCAGTCTGTAAAATCATAGATCCATCAGAAGAGTCAGCTGTAGCGCTTGAAAGGTATATTGAACGGCATAAACTCTCTCTTTCCCAGACGTGAAAACTAATTTTTACGAGTTAG
- the dnaE gene encoding DNA polymerase III subunit alpha: MSFVHLHLHTHYSFLQGLGKPEAFVSMAKELEMPALAITDNNNLHGAFEFYLLCKKRGIKPIIGVELFICEQGQNYQGKDAKVYSIILLAKNLKGYKNLVQLVTHAYLDGNLSGQPRIDFPLLEQFSSDIIALSGDMMGELAQHVVSGKTNDFILPRVAYYQKIFGPDHYYLEIGEHPDRGSQGGYNQRILELSRLSGTPIVGTNDVHYSHRNLAEAQDFLSCIGSGRRVDDPDRRTLIDGNYGLRSAEEMQELFAYAPEACANTLKIADMIDIDIPHGKPLLPTYRLNEKETILQKKYFQMYDEDRASLSDQEWLLRLMCFHGLNKRYDFSLSEEDVFSCVHREIHGEIPELTDLSPTDLAELPKQWRNTKKDTIYTGLSASEKIIFDRLEYELNVVHLMGFDGYFVIVADFIGWAREHSIPVGPGRGSAAGSIIAYLSGITNIDPLRYQLLFERFLNPARISMPDIDIDFSDEGRGQVIEYVRQKYGKDQVGQICTFGTLAARAAVKDVGKALGLPFSEMNAFSKLIPARPGITIADAIKENNDLQKIIQESPLHSKLISNAQKLEGTIRQLGVHACAVIIAPSPITDFCPLQHPPKDTNGIVTHFSAYPLDNMGLLKMDFLGLRNLTIIDRALRIIENNHGVRIDMDRLNMEDQKVFDVFTKGDTTGVFQFESAGMRRYLQELAPNTFEDIIVMVSLYRPGPLQYIPTYIRRKHGKEKVKYPHSSLEQILKLTQGIAVYQEQIMQIVQAFAGFSLGEADILRRAMGKKIKKLMDEQKDKFIDAAMTQGHSKKLADYIFTDIIEPFVGYGFNKSHAACYAMIAYQTAYLKAYYPTEFLTALMVSDEDDTERIVLEINEARSKKIQVLVPDVNESRKHFTYINRDNIRFGLKAVKGVGEGPIETILRGREGGNYTSLEDFIERTGGDVINKKTLDALVKSGALDSFGERGQLLINVEKMSLFLKEREHKNATKQMDMFSLGGEHQEHSGLILAECPPMSFENRIKEERSVIGMCISGNPLDGLTRYIEKKSLGLNYVKTFLEELNNIDTAADPLMAEEIGEVSTESNTPVIENGDLAGDIQDAPTKKESKVKPIVQVIGYVDTIRKIQTKKGDTMLIVTCSSTGWNFTVVVFPKFYGLVAPKIVEGEIILVKGKLSLKPEMREISIEAEQVKRATISGLREAAQMEGLFGDEKNKNGEKPIPMPKAIAPSISISGNEIAGNNQDSFLDDFLLLQSRFVCALEEEGVIIKLSKETSRETLLTIKNLLETFSEGNTPVWLDIGGKRIYTKKKITLTSLS, translated from the coding sequence ATGTCTTTTGTCCATCTTCATCTTCATACCCATTATTCTTTTTTGCAATGACTCTGAAAGCCAGAGGCATTTGTGTCTATGGCAAAAGAGCTTGAAATGCCAGCCCTTGCCATCACAGATAATAATAATCTTCACGGGGCTTTTGAATTTTATCTGCTGTGTAAAAAAAGAGGTATCAAGCCCATCATTTGAGTAGAACTTTTTATCTGTGAACAGTGACAAAACTATCAAGGGAAAGATGCAAAAGTATATAGTATCATACTGCTCGCAAAAAATCTCAAATGATATAAAAATTTGGTTCAACTCGTCACACATGCCTATTTAGATGGCAATCTCAGTGGTCAACCGCGTATTGATTTTCCTCTTTTGGAACAATTTTCTTCTGATATCATCGCTCTTTCTGGAGATATGATGGGCGAGCTGGCTCAACACGTCGTCTCTGGAAAAACAAATGATTTCATTCTTCCAAGAGTTGCTTATTATCAAAAAATATTTTGACCTGATCATTATTACCTCGAAATCGGCGAACATCCTGATCGTGGATCGCAGGGTGGATATAACCAAAGGATCTTGGAACTCTCTCGACTCTCTGGAACGCCCATCGTCGGGACAAATGATGTGCACTATTCACACAGAAATCTCGCAGAAGCTCAAGACTTTCTTTCCTGTATTTGAAGCGGACGTAGAGTAGACGATCCTGATCGCCGTACACTCATCGATGGAAACTATGGACTTCGATCCGCTGAAGAAATGCAAGAGCTCTTTGCTTATGCACCAGAAGCATGTGCAAATACACTCAAAATCGCCGATATGATAGATATCGATATTCCACATTGAAAACCACTCCTCCCCACGTATCGACTCAATGAGAAAGAAACTATTCTTCAGAAAAAATATTTTCAAATGTACGACGAAGATAGAGCGTCCTTGAGTGACCAGGAATGGCTTTTACGTCTTATGTGTTTTCATGGGCTCAATAAGAGATATGATTTTTCTCTCTCGGAGGAAGATGTATTTTCCTGTGTACACAGAGAAATTCATTGAGAAATTCCTGAGCTCACCGATCTTTCCCCTACTGATCTTGCTGAGCTCCCAAAACAATGGAGAAATACGAAAAAAGATACTATTTATACGTGATTATCTGCTTCAGAGAAGATAATTTTTGATCGCCTAGAATATGAGCTCAATGTCGTTCATCTGATGTGATTTGATGGATATTTCGTTATCGTGGCAGATTTTATCGGATGGGCTCGAGAACACAGTATACCAGTGTGACCAGGACGTTGATCGGCCGCAGGATCTATCATTGCCTATCTTTCATGAATTACAAATATTGATCCTCTTCGATATCAGCTTCTCTTTGAACGGTTTCTCAATCCTGCTCGTATTTCAATGCCAGATATCGATATCGATTTCTCTGACGAATGAAGATGACAGGTGATAGAGTATGTGCGACAAAAATATGGAAAAGATCAGGTTGGGCAGATTTGTACATTCGGTACTCTCGCAGCACGAGCAGCTGTAAAAGATGTCGGAAAAGCTCTCGGACTTCCTTTTTCTGAAATGAATGCTTTTTCAAAGCTCATCCCAGCGAGACCGGGTATCACTATCGCAGATGCTATTAAAGAAAATAATGATTTACAAAAAATTATTCAAGAAAGCCCTCTTCACAGCAAGCTCATTTCAAATGCACAAAAACTCGAAGGAACCATTCGACAGCTCGGGGTCCATGCCTGTGCCGTCATCATCGCACCGAGTCCGATAACAGATTTTTGTCCTCTGCAGCATCCTCCAAAAGATACTAACGGTATTGTAACACATTTTTCAGCATACCCGCTCGATAATATGGGTCTTTTGAAGATGGACTTTTTGGGCCTTCGAAATCTCACTATTATCGACAGAGCCCTTCGTATCATAGAGAATAATCATGGGGTTCGTATTGATATGGATCGCCTTAATATGGAAGACCAAAAAGTTTTTGATGTCTTTACTAAGGGTGATACAACTGGTGTTTTCCAGTTTGAATCCGCTGGTATGCGTCGCTATCTCCAAGAACTAGCACCAAATACATTTGAAGATATTATCGTTATGGTCTCGCTGTACCGACCTGGTCCATTGCAATATATCCCGACGTATATCCGCCGAAAACATGGTAAAGAAAAGGTAAAGTATCCCCACAGTTCTCTTGAACAAATCCTCAAATTGACCCAAGGTATCGCTGTCTACCAAGAACAAATTATGCAAATCGTGCAAGCGTTTGCTGGTTTTTCTCTCTGAGAAGCCGATATCCTTCGCCGTGCAATGGGTAAAAAAATTAAGAAATTGATGGATGAACAAAAGGACAAATTTATCGATGCAGCGATGACACAGGGGCACAGCAAAAAACTCGCAGACTATATCTTTACTGACATTATTGAACCATTTGTAGGATATGGTTTCAATAAATCTCATGCTGCTTGTTATGCGATGATTGCCTATCAAACAGCCTATCTCAAAGCTTATTATCCAACAGAATTTTTGACCGCACTGATGGTGTCTGATGAAGATGATACAGAGAGAATTGTACTGGAAATCAATGAGGCAAGGTCCAAGAAAATACAAGTACTGGTCCCAGATGTCAATGAGTCTCGCAAACATTTTACCTATATTAACCGAGATAATATTCGTTTTTGACTGAAGGCAGTGAAATGAGTTTGAGAGGGTCCTATAGAGACTATTCTGCGATGACGAGAGGGGTGAAATTATACGTCTCTTGAGGATTTTATCGAACGGACAGGTGGTGATGTCATCAATAAAAAAACTCTTGATGCTCTGGTAAAAAGTGGAGCATTGGATAGTTTTTGAGAACGTGGACAGCTGCTCATCAATGTCGAAAAAATGTCACTTTTTCTGAAAGAAAGAGAACATAAAAATGCTACAAAACAAATGGATATGTTTAGTCTATGATGAGAGCATCAGGAGCACTCATGACTTATCTTAGCAGAATGTCCTCCTATGTCTTTTGAAAATCGAATCAAAGAAGAACGTTCAGTCATCGGTATGTGCATCTCAGGAAATCCTCTCGATGGACTTACCCGATATATTGAAAAAAAATCTCTCGGCCTCAATTATGTAAAAACTTTTCTGGAAGAATTGAACAATATCGATACGGCGGCTGATCCTCTCATGGCAGAAGAAATCTGAGAGGTCAGTACAGAATCAAATACCCCTGTGATAGAGAACTGAGATTTGGCATGAGATATACAAGATGCACCGACAAAAAAAGAATCAAAAGTGAAACCAATCGTACAAGTGATCGGTTATGTAGATACTATCCGAAAAATCCAGACTAAAAAGGGCGATACTATGCTTATCGTCACGTGCTCGAGTACTGGATGGAATTTTACTGTTGTCGTATTTCCAAAATTTTATGGACTGGTGGCACCGAAAATAGTAGAGTGAGAAATTATCCTCGTCAAATGAAAGCTTTCTCTCAAACCAGAAATGCGAGAAATATCTATCGAGGCAGAACAGGTAAAACGCGCTACCATATCTGGACTCAGAGAAGCGGCACAAATGGAAGGGTTATTCTGAGATGAGAAAAATAAAAATTGAGAAAAGCCCATCCCTATGCCAAAAGCAATTGCACCATCTATTTCTATCTCTTGAAATGAAATAGCTGGGAATAATCAAGATTCTTTCCTAGACGATTTTCTTCTCTTGCAATCACGTTTTGTCTGTGCTCTTGAAGAAGAATGAGTCATCATTAAACTCTCAAAAGAAACTTCTCGTGAGACTTTGTTGACGATAAAAAATCTTTTGGAAACTTTTTCAGAATGAAATACTCCAGTATGGCTCGATATAGGTGGAAAACGTATCTACACAAAGAAAAAAATCACTCTTACTTCTCTTTCTTAA
- the lgt gene encoding prolipoprotein diacylglyceryl transferase has protein sequence MPIFTLNIGLFTLAPTWYGLMYALSFYIFFLILRKQKISEKNIDILLLYTLIGVLLGGRLGYVFFYNFPYYRDHLLEILMPWRGGMSFHGGALGVILAWYYAACRMHIPFLKLSDQLVWIVPIGLFFGRIGNYINGELLGLAGYTGWFAKMVQGVSYFPTPLLEALGEGVLLGGALYWKRNHIRYPGELGVWFLGGYGTVRFIAEFFRDPDLQIGYIFGDWMTLGHILSLAMIAMSLLLHFVLKNKKF, from the coding sequence ATGCCCATTTTTACCCTCAATATTTGATTATTTACTCTAGCTCCTACTTGGTATGGGCTTATGTATGCTCTGAGTTTTTATATTTTCTTCTTGATTTTGCGAAAACAAAAAATATCAGAAAAAAATATTGATATTCTCTTATTATACACACTCATAGGAGTTCTTCTGTGAGGAAGATTGGGGTATGTGTTTTTTTATAATTTTCCTTATTATCGAGATCATTTATTGGAGATATTGATGCCGTGGAGATGAGGTATGTCATTTCATGGGTGAGCACTCGGAGTTATTCTTGCCTGGTATTATGCTGCCTGTAGAATGCATATACCTTTTTTAAAACTTTCTGATCAACTCGTGTGGATTGTGCCGATAGGGCTCTTTTTTGGAAGAATCTGAAATTATATTAATGGAGAGCTTTTATGATTGGCAGGATATACTGGATGGTTTGCAAAAATGGTGCAAGGTGTCTCTTATTTTCCAACACCGCTCCTAGAAGCACTCTGAGAAGGGGTACTCCTCTGAGGTGCATTGTATTGGAAAAGAAATCATATCCGATATCCTGGAGAGCTCGGTGTCTGGTTTCTCGGTGGATACGGAACAGTCCGGTTTATCGCAGAATTTTTTCGTGACCCAGACTTACAGATCGGATATATCTTTGGTGACTGGATGACGCTCTGACATATTCTGTCTCTTGCCATGATAGCAATGAGTTTACTACTCCATTTTGTGCTGAAAAATAAGAAATTTTAG